A single window of Vibrio sp. HB236076 DNA harbors:
- the flgJ gene encoding flagellar assembly peptidoglycan hydrolase FlgJ: MVNNGNDIGFVQDITGLDKLRQQAVSGKETDQHAALKNAARQFESIFTSMLFKSMRKANEGFESDLLKSQNQDVYQNMLDEQMSSDLSANGSLGLADMIVKQLGGNLPSSDIAKQQESAIRQASVQAVNHRPMSQAALRQKQEALTASGVITPSSSNSPFGSPQEFVQRLAPYAKRAAKTLGVEPTLLLAQAALETGWGKKVVSNAYSSSNNLFNIKADSSWQGNKVSTQTLEFIDGMPVKQQAAFRRYPNYAASFTDYVQFLQRNPRYHNTLNTAQNSTAFIHGIHQAGYATDPNYANKVLKVKEQIDKWSF, translated from the coding sequence ATGGTAAACAATGGCAACGATATCGGATTTGTACAAGACATTACCGGTCTCGACAAACTCAGACAGCAAGCCGTCAGCGGCAAAGAAACCGACCAACACGCCGCGCTAAAAAATGCAGCCAGGCAATTTGAGTCCATTTTTACCTCAATGCTATTTAAATCAATGCGAAAAGCGAATGAAGGCTTTGAGTCGGACTTACTAAAAAGCCAGAATCAAGACGTTTACCAAAACATGCTTGATGAACAAATGTCGAGTGATTTAAGTGCCAATGGTTCATTAGGGCTAGCGGATATGATCGTGAAACAGCTTGGCGGCAACTTACCGAGCAGCGATATCGCTAAGCAGCAAGAGAGCGCAATTCGCCAAGCATCCGTACAAGCGGTGAATCATCGCCCTATGTCACAAGCGGCTCTTCGTCAAAAGCAGGAAGCACTAACGGCTTCAGGAGTGATTACCCCCAGCTCATCCAATTCCCCTTTCGGTTCGCCACAAGAGTTTGTTCAGCGCTTAGCGCCTTACGCCAAAAGAGCGGCGAAAACCTTAGGTGTTGAACCCACCTTATTACTCGCTCAAGCGGCACTTGAAACCGGCTGGGGTAAAAAAGTGGTGAGCAATGCGTATTCCTCGAGTAATAACCTGTTTAATATCAAAGCGGACTCGAGTTGGCAGGGCAATAAAGTCTCGACACAGACCTTAGAATTTATCGACGGCATGCCGGTTAAACAGCAGGCTGCTTTTCGCCGCTATCCTAATTATGCGGCCAGCTTTACTGACTATGTTCAATTTTTACAGCGTAACCCTCGCTACCACAACACGTTGAACACCGCTCAAAACTCAACGGCGTTTATTCATGGTATCCATCAAGCTGGCTATGCCACGGACCCAAACTACGCCAATAAAGTACTCAAAGTCAAAGAACAAATAGATAAGTGGTCGTTCTAA
- the flgG gene encoding flagellar basal-body rod protein FlgG: MQPALWVSKTGLDAQQTNIATISNNLANASTIGFKKSRAVFEDLFYQNINQPGGQSSQNTQLPTGLMLGAGSKVVATQKVHTHGNVQTTSNALDLMVEGDGFFQVTMPDGNIGYSRNGQFTLDANGTVVTSGTGYALEPQIVIPEDAISITVGTDGEVSVRVRGQQNNVVVGQITITDFINPGGLEPVGQNLYLPTGASGDPQEGVPGLDGLGEIRQSMLETSNVNVTEELVNMIEAQRVYEMNSKVISAVDKMMSFVNQQL; encoded by the coding sequence ATGCAACCAGCACTATGGGTCAGTAAGACCGGGTTAGATGCCCAACAAACGAATATTGCCACCATTTCAAACAACCTTGCGAATGCGTCTACGATAGGCTTTAAGAAAAGTCGCGCTGTGTTTGAAGATCTCTTTTATCAAAACATTAACCAGCCGGGTGGTCAATCGTCACAAAATACTCAGCTGCCAACCGGTTTGATGCTTGGCGCTGGCTCTAAAGTGGTTGCTACTCAGAAGGTGCACACCCACGGCAATGTACAAACCACTTCGAATGCTCTTGACTTAATGGTGGAAGGCGATGGTTTTTTCCAAGTGACAATGCCGGATGGCAATATTGGCTATAGCCGTAACGGGCAATTTACTCTTGACGCCAATGGCACAGTGGTGACATCGGGAACAGGCTATGCACTTGAGCCACAAATTGTGATCCCAGAAGATGCGATATCCATTACGGTTGGCACCGATGGTGAAGTTTCTGTACGCGTGCGCGGTCAGCAAAATAATGTCGTGGTTGGACAAATTACGATTACTGATTTTATTAATCCAGGAGGGTTAGAGCCGGTAGGTCAAAACTTGTACTTACCCACAGGGGCAAGCGGTGACCCACAAGAAGGCGTCCCTGGATTAGATGGTTTAGGGGAAATTCGTCAATCTATGCTCGAAACCTCGAACGTGAATGTAACAGAAGAACTGGTCAATATGATCGAAGCTCAGCGCGTTTATGAGATGAACTCAAAAGTGATCTCTGCCGTTGATAAAATGATGAGCTTTGTCAATCAGCAGCTCTAA
- a CDS encoding flagellin, with the protein MAINVNTNVSAMTAQRYLNSANTNMQLSMERLSSGFKINSAKDDAAGLQISNRLSAQSRGLDVAVRNANDGISIAQTAEGAMNETTNILQRIRDLSLQSANGSNSKSERVAIQEEVTALNDELNRIAETTSFGGNKLLNGTFGSKAFQIGADSGEAVMLNLRDLRSDNRMMGGTSYQAEEAKGKDWQVTAGDNDLTLEFTDTFGEEHEIVINAKQGDDIEELATYINGQTDYLKASVNEEGQLQVFAGNNKIDGDVDFSGSLAGELGFGDGQAVTVNTLDVTSVGGAQESVAVVDAALKYVDSHRAELGAFQNRFDHAISNLDNINENVNASKSRIKDTDFAKETTQLTKSQILSQASSSILAQAKQAPTTALALLG; encoded by the coding sequence ATGGCGATTAATGTGAATACCAATGTGTCAGCGATGACGGCGCAGCGTTACCTCAACAGTGCTAATACGAATATGCAATTGTCAATGGAGAGGTTGTCATCGGGTTTTAAAATCAACAGTGCTAAAGACGATGCCGCAGGGCTGCAAATTTCTAATCGTTTAAGTGCGCAAAGTCGGGGTCTTGATGTCGCCGTACGCAATGCCAATGATGGTATTTCAATTGCGCAAACGGCGGAAGGGGCGATGAATGAAACCACCAATATATTACAACGCATTCGCGATCTTTCATTGCAATCGGCCAATGGTTCAAACTCCAAATCTGAGCGTGTTGCGATACAAGAAGAGGTCACCGCACTTAATGATGAATTAAATCGGATTGCTGAAACCACCTCTTTTGGTGGCAATAAATTACTCAATGGCACCTTCGGCTCTAAAGCTTTTCAAATTGGTGCCGATAGCGGTGAAGCGGTGATGCTGAATTTGAGAGACTTGCGCTCGGACAACCGCATGATGGGCGGGACCAGTTATCAAGCAGAAGAAGCTAAAGGCAAAGATTGGCAAGTGACCGCAGGCGATAACGACTTAACGTTAGAATTTACTGATACTTTTGGTGAAGAGCATGAAATCGTAATCAATGCTAAACAAGGTGATGATATCGAAGAGCTCGCCACTTACATTAATGGTCAAACCGATTACCTAAAAGCGTCCGTCAATGAAGAAGGACAACTGCAAGTGTTTGCCGGTAATAATAAAATTGATGGTGACGTTGACTTTTCAGGCAGTTTGGCTGGTGAATTAGGGTTCGGTGATGGTCAGGCGGTTACGGTAAATACATTAGATGTTACCAGTGTTGGCGGCGCTCAAGAGTCGGTGGCAGTGGTTGATGCGGCTTTGAAGTATGTGGACTCTCACCGGGCAGAGTTGGGGGCTTTTCAAAACCGCTTTGACCATGCAATCAGTAATCTAGATAACATAAATGAAAATGTAAACGCGTCAAAAAGTCGGATTAAAGACACTGATTTCGCCAAAGAGACAACGCAACTTACCAAAAGCCAAATTTTGTCTCAAGCATCAAGTTCGATTTTGGCACAAGCCAAACAGGCTCCAACCACGGCACTAGCGCTGTTAGGTTAG
- a CDS encoding flagellin, whose translation MVSIVTNSTAMLTSRYLNQANTELSVSQAQLQSGSLINRASDNAAGMQISNRLTAQTQGLSRAMANASDAYSVAQTAEGALQESAEILGNLRDLSLQAANGSYQDSDRRNLNQEAQALLDELTRVANSTTYAGHHLLNGTFGRKAFQLDSDTNSISLHLLNTAPDNENMGGYHYLSEPVSVDTWSVNTDNQEFVFDYTDAQGNHIEQYLPLIAGDDVYQVATYLNSHQDVFHASVTEQGRVQLFAAEQHAPFGLNLSEQSQSLFEFDAPESKLLSQLDLSTQGRAQLAIGQVDAGIQFIDRLRGSIGGFQNRVESTLSNLANVHQQIVRSNAALKDTDVAKASTALVKSQMLRDGNSAMLSQAKQSQHSALSLLV comes from the coding sequence ATGGTATCTATCGTCACTAATTCGACGGCTATGTTAACTTCAAGGTATTTAAATCAAGCGAATACAGAGTTGTCTGTATCACAAGCTCAGTTGCAATCTGGCTCTTTGATCAATCGCGCCAGTGATAATGCGGCGGGGATGCAAATTTCAAATCGTTTGACAGCGCAAACTCAAGGGCTTAGCCGCGCGATGGCCAATGCCTCAGACGCTTATTCTGTCGCTCAAACTGCTGAAGGGGCGCTACAAGAAAGTGCTGAAATACTGGGTAACTTAAGAGATTTATCACTTCAAGCGGCCAATGGCAGTTACCAAGACTCAGACCGGCGAAATCTAAATCAAGAAGCGCAGGCGTTACTTGATGAGTTAACGCGAGTGGCAAATAGCACCACTTATGCAGGCCATCATTTACTCAATGGAACATTTGGTCGCAAAGCCTTCCAATTAGATTCTGACACCAACAGTATTAGCTTACATTTACTCAATACGGCCCCAGACAACGAGAATATGGGCGGTTATCACTATTTATCAGAGCCAGTATCGGTGGATACGTGGTCGGTGAATACCGATAACCAAGAGTTTGTTTTTGATTACACTGACGCACAAGGCAATCATATTGAGCAATATTTGCCGTTGATAGCCGGTGATGATGTGTATCAAGTAGCCACTTATCTCAATAGCCATCAAGATGTGTTTCATGCCTCGGTGACAGAGCAGGGGCGTGTGCAGCTTTTTGCCGCTGAGCAGCACGCGCCCTTTGGTCTGAATTTATCTGAGCAAAGTCAGTCATTGTTTGAGTTTGATGCCCCTGAATCTAAGTTATTATCTCAGCTTGATTTGTCGACACAAGGCCGAGCACAACTGGCCATTGGTCAAGTTGATGCAGGCATTCAATTTATCGATCGATTAAGAGGTTCGATTGGCGGCTTTCAAAATAGAGTAGAAAGTACCTTGAGCAATTTAGCCAATGTTCACCAGCAAATTGTGCGTTCCAATGCGGCTTTAAAAGACACCGATGTTGCTAAGGCCTCAACCGCATTGGTGAAATCACAAATGTTAAGAGACGGCAACTCTGCGATGTTATCGCAAGCCAAACAAAGCCAGCACTCTGCCTTATCGCTGTTGGTGTGA
- a CDS encoding flagellin, with amino-acid sequence MAINVNTNVSAMTAQRYLNKASNDLNTSMERLSSGNKINSAKDDAAGLQISNRLTSQSRGLEVAMRNANDGISIAQTAEGAMNESTSVLQRMRDLAIQSANGTNSDAERAALNEESTALQDELNRIAETTSFGGRRLLNGTFGDASFQIGSNAGEAMIMGLTSIRADDSRMGGITFMSESGKDKNWQVKPENSDLTIVIPRNPAEVKDGESDEVTININAKTGDDIEEVATYINGQSDLVNASVTEDGKLQVFVAKPNIHGEISFSGGLASDLGIVDEPVKTTVQDIDLTSVQGSQNAISVLDAALQYVDSQRADLGAKQNRLMHSINNLANVQENVNASNSRIKDTDFAKETTQMTKAQILQQAGTSILAQAKQLPSAATQLLQ; translated from the coding sequence ATGGCCATTAATGTGAATACCAATGTGTCGGCAATGACGGCACAACGTTATTTAAACAAAGCCAGCAACGACTTGAATACATCGATGGAGCGATTGTCTTCAGGTAACAAGATCAATAGCGCTAAAGACGATGCGGCTGGCTTGCAGATTTCTAACCGTTTAACATCGCAGTCTCGAGGATTAGAAGTGGCCATGCGAAATGCTAATGATGGTATTTCGATCGCTCAAACGGCAGAAGGGGCGATGAATGAGTCTACCTCGGTCCTACAACGTATGCGGGATCTGGCGATTCAGTCGGCAAATGGTACTAACTCGGATGCCGAGCGCGCCGCTTTGAACGAAGAAAGTACGGCTTTGCAAGACGAATTAAACCGAATTGCTGAAACAACATCATTTGGTGGACGTCGTCTTCTCAATGGCACTTTTGGCGACGCATCTTTTCAGATAGGTTCAAATGCAGGTGAAGCCATGATCATGGGGTTAACCAGTATTCGTGCCGATGACTCGCGTATGGGCGGCATTACCTTCATGTCGGAAAGCGGTAAAGATAAAAACTGGCAGGTAAAACCAGAAAATAGCGATCTTACCATTGTTATTCCACGTAACCCGGCGGAAGTTAAGGATGGGGAGTCCGATGAGGTTACAATTAATATCAACGCAAAAACCGGCGATGATATTGAAGAAGTCGCGACTTACATCAACGGCCAGTCTGACTTGGTCAATGCGTCTGTTACTGAAGACGGCAAACTTCAAGTATTTGTTGCAAAACCCAATATTCACGGTGAAATCAGTTTCTCTGGTGGGTTAGCCAGTGATCTTGGTATCGTTGATGAGCCGGTGAAAACCACGGTACAGGATATTGACTTAACGTCAGTGCAAGGCTCTCAAAATGCGATTAGTGTTCTCGATGCGGCGTTGCAATACGTCGATTCACAACGCGCGGATTTAGGGGCGAAACAGAACCGATTGATGCACAGTATTAACAACTTAGCCAATGTCCAAGAAAATGTTAATGCGTCTAACAGCCGGATTAAAGATACCGATTTTGCGAAAGAAACCACGCAGATGACCAAAGCACAAATTTTGCAACAAGCAGGGACATCGATTCTTGCTCAGGCAAAACAGTTGCCAAGTGCTGCAACACAATTGTTGCAGTAG
- the flgH gene encoding flagellar basal body L-ring protein FlgH: MKALYLVALTTLLNGCSALLMPEDAEAPQATTVVDAIEGDKSQPESNEGLVDSLRGRTDAVADDPAWAPIHPNKPEAHYAAETGSLFSQATAKDLYNDKRPHSVGDIITVNLDESTNASKSANADLSKSNDASMDPLSVGGQELKVGDYNFSYGLSNQNNFTGDASANQSNSLSGAITVQVIQVLGNGNLVIRGEKWMTLNTGDEYIRLSGTIRPDDIDADNTIASNRVSNARIQYSATGDQQDMQQPGFLARFFNVSL; the protein is encoded by the coding sequence ATGAAAGCTCTGTATCTAGTTGCGTTAACCACCTTGCTTAATGGTTGTAGTGCACTTTTAATGCCTGAAGACGCGGAAGCTCCGCAAGCGACGACCGTCGTCGATGCTATCGAAGGTGATAAGTCTCAGCCAGAATCTAATGAAGGCCTCGTCGATTCATTACGCGGGCGCACCGATGCAGTGGCAGACGATCCGGCCTGGGCTCCCATTCATCCCAACAAGCCAGAGGCTCATTACGCCGCAGAGACCGGTTCATTATTCAGTCAAGCAACAGCGAAAGACCTTTACAATGACAAAAGGCCACACAGTGTCGGTGATATTATCACGGTCAATTTAGATGAAAGTACAAATGCATCAAAAAGCGCTAATGCCGACTTGTCAAAAAGCAATGATGCCAGCATGGATCCACTCTCGGTTGGTGGCCAAGAGCTCAAAGTCGGCGATTACAATTTTTCGTATGGACTGAGTAACCAAAACAATTTTACTGGTGATGCATCGGCTAATCAAAGTAATAGTTTAAGTGGGGCTATCACAGTGCAAGTGATCCAAGTACTTGGCAATGGCAATCTCGTGATCCGCGGTGAAAAGTGGATGACGCTCAACACTGGCGACGAATATATTCGATTAAGTGGCACCATTCGCCCCGATGATATCGATGCCGATAATACCATTGCGTCTAACCGAGTGTCGAACGCCCGCATTCAATACTCAGCGACAGGCGATCAGCAAGATATGCAGCAACCAGGATTTTTGGCACGATTTTTTAATGTCTCACTTTAA
- the crr gene encoding PTS glucose transporter subunit IIA: protein MGLFDKLKKLVSDDSADTGAYEIIAPLSGDIINIEDVPDVVFAEKIVGDGIAIKPSGDKIVAPVNGTIGKIFETNHAFSIESDDGIEMFVHFGIDTVELKGEGFKRIAEEGQTVKAGDTIIEFDLALLEEKAKSVLTPVVISNMDEIKDLTKLSGTVVVGESTVLRVSK, encoded by the coding sequence ATGGGTCTGTTTGATAAACTCAAAAAACTAGTATCAGATGATAGTGCAGACACAGGTGCTTACGAAATCATCGCCCCCTTGTCCGGTGATATCATCAATATTGAAGACGTGCCAGATGTCGTGTTTGCTGAAAAAATCGTTGGTGATGGCATTGCTATCAAGCCAAGCGGTGACAAAATCGTTGCTCCAGTAAATGGGACGATTGGAAAGATTTTTGAAACCAACCACGCTTTTTCAATTGAATCTGATGATGGCATTGAAATGTTCGTCCACTTTGGCATTGATACCGTTGAGTTGAAAGGCGAAGGCTTTAAACGTATCGCGGAAGAAGGTCAAACGGTCAAAGCTGGTGATACCATTATTGAGTTTGATCTCGCTTTATTAGAAGAAAAAGCCAAATCGGTCCTGACCCCTGTTGTCATTTCAAACATGGATGAAATCAAAGACTTAACCAAACTTTCTGGTACTGTCGTCGTCGGTGAAAGCACCGTACTTCGCGTCAGCAAGTAA
- the flgL gene encoding flagellar hook-associated protein FlgL, producing the protein MLNRISSFHNYQTVQNDLRRQENKIHHNQAQLASGKKLTKPSDDPLATHYVQNIKKQSDQIQQFLDSIVLVRNRLEQHEVNIANATEFIDASKRNVMEMINGALSPEDRAANKREILELTNNLINLANSQDESGNYTFAGTKPKEQPFFRDYDGTVIYKGDDYQRKMKISSNLNIAMNDPGSRIFMNIDNPFGHYMPAYELQNASQLLLNKATNLDPDDTSTYKVTFVDMGNDKWGYQLEQDGDVVAADQFDPQTGIEYEGLSIKINGEITKGDSITLTPQDQFSVFDSLNQAMTWSEESVSDASATAELQSATKQLQAAFIHLTQMRTDVGARLSTLDTQEQQHQDFELSLAKAKGNFEDLDYSKAVIDFSENTRALQASQQAFGKTKDLTLFNYI; encoded by the coding sequence ATGCTAAATCGGATCTCAAGTTTTCATAATTATCAAACCGTGCAAAATGACTTGCGACGACAAGAAAATAAGATTCATCACAATCAAGCTCAATTAGCTTCGGGTAAAAAATTGACCAAACCCAGTGATGATCCTTTGGCGACCCATTATGTGCAAAATATCAAAAAACAATCGGATCAAATCCAACAGTTTTTAGACTCCATCGTGTTAGTTCGCAATCGTTTAGAGCAACACGAGGTCAATATTGCTAACGCGACCGAATTTATTGATGCCAGTAAACGCAACGTGATGGAAATGATCAACGGCGCCTTATCGCCGGAAGACCGGGCGGCGAATAAACGAGAGATATTGGAATTGACGAATAACTTGATTAACTTGGCGAATAGCCAAGATGAATCAGGTAACTACACCTTTGCCGGCACCAAGCCAAAGGAGCAACCTTTCTTTCGCGATTACGATGGTACAGTGATTTACAAAGGCGATGATTATCAGAGAAAAATGAAGATTTCATCGAACTTAAACATTGCGATGAATGATCCGGGTAGCCGGATTTTCATGAATATTGATAACCCATTTGGCCACTATATGCCGGCGTATGAGTTACAAAATGCGTCACAGTTGCTGCTTAACAAAGCCACTAACCTCGATCCCGATGACACTTCGACCTATAAAGTGACTTTTGTCGATATGGGCAATGATAAGTGGGGCTATCAGTTAGAGCAAGACGGTGATGTCGTTGCGGCAGACCAATTTGACCCTCAAACTGGGATTGAATACGAAGGGTTATCGATCAAAATTAACGGTGAAATTACCAAAGGCGACAGTATTACTTTGACGCCTCAAGACCAATTTAGTGTGTTCGACAGCCTAAATCAAGCGATGACCTGGTCAGAAGAGTCGGTCTCCGATGCCAGTGCGACGGCCGAATTACAAAGTGCGACTAAACAGCTGCAAGCGGCTTTTATTCATTTAACGCAAATGCGAACGGATGTTGGTGCTCGCTTGAGCACATTAGATACTCAAGAGCAACAGCATCAAGACTTTGAGTTGTCGCTCGCCAAAGCCAAAGGCAACTTTGAAGATTTGGACTATTCCAAAGCGGTGATTGACTTCAGTGAAAATACGCGTGCATTACAAGCTTCTCAACAAGCGTTTGGTAAAACCAAAGACTTAACCTTGTTCAATTACATCTAA
- a CDS encoding flagellar basal body P-ring protein FlgI, with amino-acid sequence MSKWLVLLVTLVSFSTEIQAARIKDVAQVAGVRSNQLVGYGLVSGLPGTGESTPFTDQSFAALLKNFGIQLPQGVSPNSKNIAAVMVTAEMPAFSKPGQRIDVTVSSIGSAKSLRGGTLLQTFMKGLDGKVYAVAQGNMVVSGFSAEGADGSKLVGNNPAVGLISRGAMVEKEIPTPFSRGDFITFNLLNSDFTTAQRMADSINNFLGPQMANAIDATSVKVRAPRDLSQRVAFLSAIENLEFNPADGAAKIIVNSRTGTIVVGQHVRLKPAAVTHGGMTVAIKENLNVSQPNGLAGGNTVVTPDSDLSVKEQDGKMFNFQPGLTLDDLVRAVNEVGAAPSDLMAILQALKQAGAIEGQLIII; translated from the coding sequence ATGAGCAAATGGCTGGTATTATTGGTAACCTTGGTGTCTTTCTCTACCGAGATTCAAGCGGCACGCATTAAAGATGTCGCTCAAGTAGCGGGGGTGCGCAGTAACCAGTTGGTGGGTTATGGCTTAGTGTCTGGCTTGCCGGGGACTGGGGAATCAACGCCGTTTACTGATCAAAGCTTTGCCGCTTTGTTGAAAAATTTTGGCATTCAATTGCCGCAAGGGGTAAGCCCAAACTCGAAAAATATTGCCGCAGTCATGGTAACGGCCGAAATGCCAGCTTTTTCAAAACCGGGTCAGCGTATTGATGTCACCGTTTCTTCGATTGGCTCTGCGAAAAGTTTGCGTGGCGGCACTTTATTACAGACGTTTATGAAAGGACTGGATGGGAAGGTCTATGCCGTGGCTCAAGGTAACATGGTTGTCAGTGGATTCAGTGCTGAAGGGGCAGATGGGTCAAAATTGGTCGGTAATAACCCGGCGGTTGGGTTGATCTCACGCGGGGCCATGGTTGAAAAAGAAATACCGACGCCGTTTTCTCGTGGCGATTTCATCACCTTTAATTTGTTAAATTCTGACTTTACTACCGCTCAGCGCATGGCGGATTCGATCAATAACTTTCTCGGCCCGCAAATGGCTAATGCCATCGATGCTACTTCTGTAAAAGTTCGCGCGCCAAGAGATCTTAGTCAACGAGTCGCCTTTTTATCTGCCATCGAAAATCTTGAGTTTAACCCCGCAGACGGCGCAGCAAAAATCATTGTTAACTCGAGAACGGGCACGATCGTTGTCGGTCAGCATGTACGCTTAAAACCGGCTGCGGTAACTCATGGTGGCATGACTGTTGCAATAAAAGAAAATCTCAATGTAAGCCAACCAAATGGCTTAGCGGGGGGGAATACTGTTGTTACCCCAGATTCGGATCTTTCGGTTAAAGAACAAGATGGCAAGATGTTTAACTTCCAGCCTGGTTTAACTCTCGATGATTTGGTGAGAGCAGTCAATGAAGTGGGTGCGGCGCCATCGGATTTGATGGCCATTTTACAAGCACTCAAACAAGCGGGTGCAATCGAAGGTCAGTTGATCATTATTTAA
- the flgK gene encoding flagellar hook-associated protein FlgK — MASDLLGLGSQSVLTAQRQLNTTSHNISNVNTEGFSRQSVIQGTNMPRMFGGSTYGMGVHVDNVRRSWDQFAVDELNLATTNHASRTDVDQDLDMLSSMLSSIASKKIPDNLHDWFDAVNVLSDTPNDMGAREVVLEKAGIITDTLNSFQNSVRQQYDVVNKRLDVGIKRINQLAVEIRDLQRLMMSSPGPHNDLMDEHEKLVKELAQYTKVTVTTRKNAEGFNIHIGNGHTIVSGTEASQLQMIEGYPDVHQRRLAIVEGPAVKPIKSDSIDGKLGAMLRFRDQEVPNVLDELGRMSTAFAYQINQLQHQGLDLNGDVGEDLFTDVNSELIATSRVIKNRDSKADMAVFIDDLSSLKGGEYSLRYNGSEYEIYTPSGEKKTVSPLSGDNGDQFYLDGMRVEIRTPPQEGEKILLRPTRDGALQIELATTDPKKIAAQSFEASTTFANGKADFRIDQAGDLKEFSVVISPNGNQFAVLDKSGKVVQKPADYPPTGPVSVSLPSDHPDFDQGTATVFELSSGALARDKFTANLVPSPGDNGNLRKMFDVQALQTLDDEESTLVDVYNNLNTNVGLRSSTASRLSDISKQEKEQAESRVASISGVNLDEEAANMMRFQQAYMASSRIMQAANDTFNTILQLR; from the coding sequence ATGGCATCCGATTTACTTGGATTAGGCAGTCAGAGTGTTTTGACTGCTCAGCGGCAATTAAATACCACCAGTCACAATATTTCTAACGTGAACACGGAAGGTTTTAGCCGCCAGTCGGTGATCCAAGGCACTAATATGCCGCGAATGTTTGGTGGCAGTACCTATGGTATGGGGGTTCACGTTGATAATGTCCGTCGTTCATGGGATCAATTTGCCGTCGATGAACTCAACTTAGCAACCACCAATCACGCCTCCAGAACCGATGTTGATCAAGATTTGGATATGCTTTCGAGTATGCTTTCATCAATCGCATCGAAAAAAATTCCCGATAATCTGCACGATTGGTTTGATGCCGTCAATGTTTTGTCTGATACCCCGAATGATATGGGGGCTCGTGAAGTGGTATTAGAAAAGGCCGGTATTATCACTGATACTTTAAACAGTTTTCAAAACAGTGTTCGTCAGCAATACGATGTTGTCAATAAACGTCTTGATGTGGGTATTAAGCGAATCAATCAGTTAGCGGTCGAAATTCGAGATCTACAACGATTAATGATGAGCTCACCAGGCCCTCATAACGATTTGATGGATGAGCATGAAAAACTGGTCAAAGAGCTGGCTCAATACACTAAAGTAACCGTCACGACTCGAAAAAATGCCGAGGGATTTAATATTCATATCGGTAATGGGCACACGATAGTTTCAGGTACTGAAGCCAGTCAACTGCAAATGATTGAGGGTTATCCCGATGTACATCAACGCCGTTTAGCTATTGTAGAAGGCCCTGCAGTAAAACCAATCAAAAGCGATAGTATCGACGGTAAGCTCGGGGCCATGCTCAGGTTTCGCGATCAAGAAGTTCCCAATGTGCTCGATGAATTAGGCCGGATGTCCACCGCTTTTGCTTACCAAATTAACCAATTGCAACACCAAGGATTGGACTTGAATGGCGATGTGGGTGAAGACTTATTTACTGATGTGAATTCTGAGTTAATCGCGACGTCAAGAGTGATCAAGAACCGCGACTCAAAAGCCGACATGGCCGTCTTTATCGATGACTTATCAAGTTTAAAGGGCGGTGAGTATTCACTGCGCTACAATGGTAGTGAGTACGAAATTTATACTCCAAGTGGTGAGAAAAAGACGGTGTCTCCACTATCGGGGGACAATGGCGATCAATTTTATCTCGATGGTATGCGAGTTGAAATTCGTACCCCACCTCAAGAAGGGGAAAAAATTCTGTTGCGACCGACTCGTGATGGCGCGTTACAAATTGAGTTAGCGACAACCGATCCTAAAAAAATTGCGGCACAAAGTTTTGAGGCGTCTACCACGTTTGCCAATGGCAAAGCCGATTTTAGAATTGATCAGGCGGGCGACTTAAAAGAGTTCAGTGTCGTGATCTCCCCAAATGGTAATCAATTTGCGGTTTTAGATAAGTCGGGAAAGGTGGTGCAAAAGCCAGCCGATTACCCACCAACGGGCCCTGTCAGTGTGTCATTGCCAAGTGATCACCCAGATTTTGACCAAGGAACAGCTACGGTATTTGAGCTGAGCAGTGGTGCGTTAGCGAGAGATAAGTTTACGGCAAACTTGGTCCCTTCACCGGGTGACAACGGCAATTTGCGTAAAATGTTTGATGTGCAAGCTTTGCAAACCCTTGACGATGAAGAGTCTACATTGGTGGATGTGTATAACAATCTCAATACCAATGTCGGGCTTCGCTCGTCAACGGCATCTCGATTGTCTGATATTTCGAAACAAGAAAAAGAGCAAGCGGAGTCAAGAGTCGCCTCCATTTCAGGTGTTAACCTTGATGAAGAAGCGGCCAATATGATGCGCTTTCAGCAAGCTTATATGGCATCATCGCGAATCATGCAAGCGGCAAATGATACTTTCAATACCATACTTCAGTTGCGATAG